One segment of Parafrankia discariae DNA contains the following:
- a CDS encoding DUF4232 domain-containing protein, with translation MNEPHTHGKPTRSRRSTRPGHSGVLGRLSWHRSSDGPGPQDRQKSLGRQESLGRPEPLSRPVSRRHAARSREALLLASAALTAAGFVGLAVGGGASAVAGGPPAGAPPGGTWSGGAWSGGAAGPSGMCPGSSLALSSTRPDPGAGNIFQQLVLTNTGAAACWLQGFPHVSFVGDNGQQVGAPAAHIGPTGPVVFLKPGESARAVLHTVQPGLQVGCDQPGETAPVRALKVHPPGSMHPLSLDPAAVATACTSMAVHQMDVTTVIVG, from the coding sequence GTGAACGAGCCGCACACCCACGGAAAGCCGACCAGGAGCAGGCGTTCGACTCGACCGGGACACTCGGGCGTGCTGGGGCGGCTGAGCTGGCACCGGTCGTCGGACGGGCCCGGACCGCAGGACCGGCAGAAGTCGTTGGGCCGGCAGGAGTCGTTGGGCCGGCCTGAGCCGCTTTCCCGGCCGGTTTCCCGCCGGCACGCGGCTCGTTCCCGGGAGGCGTTGCTGCTCGCCAGCGCCGCGCTGACCGCCGCCGGTTTCGTCGGGCTGGCCGTGGGAGGGGGTGCCAGCGCCGTGGCGGGTGGTCCTCCGGCGGGCGCGCCGCCCGGCGGTACATGGTCGGGCGGTGCGTGGTCGGGCGGTGCCGCTGGTCCGTCCGGGATGTGTCCGGGCTCGTCGCTGGCGCTGAGCTCGACCCGCCCGGACCCCGGCGCGGGCAACATCTTCCAGCAGCTCGTCCTGACCAACACCGGTGCGGCGGCCTGCTGGCTGCAGGGATTCCCCCATGTGTCCTTCGTCGGCGACAACGGCCAGCAGGTCGGCGCCCCGGCCGCCCACATCGGCCCGACCGGCCCGGTCGTGTTCCTGAAGCCCGGCGAATCCGCACGCGCGGTCCTGCACACCGTGCAGCCCGGCCTGCAGGTCGGCTGTGACCAGCCGGGGGAGACCGCGCCCGTACGGGCCCTGAAGGTCCACCCGCCGGGATCGATGCACCCGCTGTCGCTCGACCCGGCGGCGGTCGCCACGGCCTGCACGTCGATGGCCGTCCATCAGATGGACGTCACCACGGTCATCGTCGGCTGA
- a CDS encoding SRPBCC family protein — METERFEVRRRIAASPERIFAVLCDPHGHVTIDSSGMLQSAQGDPVTGIDDEFVVHMDRESLNDFPLGRYDVTVVITGFVPNTEIEWTITVKDWPPIGHRYGYRLEASEGGTLVTSYYDWSAIGDEYREGVFPVIPEAGLRATLGILARTVERQR; from the coding sequence ATGGAGACCGAACGATTCGAGGTACGGCGGCGGATAGCCGCATCGCCGGAGAGAATCTTCGCGGTGCTGTGCGATCCGCACGGGCACGTCACGATCGACAGCTCCGGGATGCTCCAGTCCGCGCAGGGCGATCCGGTCACCGGGATCGACGACGAGTTCGTCGTCCACATGGACCGGGAGTCCCTGAACGACTTCCCGCTGGGGAGGTACGACGTCACCGTCGTGATCACCGGGTTCGTTCCGAACACCGAGATCGAGTGGACGATCACCGTCAAGGACTGGCCGCCTATCGGGCACCGGTACGGCTACCGCCTCGAAGCGAGCGAGGGTGGCACGCTGGTGACGTCGTACTACGACTGGAGCGCGATCGGTGACGAGTACCGGGAAGGTGTCTTCCCGGTCATCCCGGAGGCCGGCCTGCGGGCCACCCTGGGGATCCTCGCCCGCACCGTCGAACGGCAGCGGTAG
- a CDS encoding GNAT family N-acetyltransferase — protein MDPVYRPGVIPLPPQLWEGWIQLRPWKDEDLPCIEEASRDPVIPRGTTVPSRFTPAAGHAFIERQWGRHTSGEGLSLAITEADTDTAIGLMTVLHRQQSGVVGVGYWTVASRRRAGAASTALTLLSRWALGLAAIVRLEGHVEPANHGSIRVLESAGFHREGRLRQYLDIGGSRRDVWLYSLITSDVSDTSHRPRPIT, from the coding sequence GTGGATCCCGTCTATCGACCCGGCGTCATTCCGCTGCCTCCCCAGCTGTGGGAGGGTTGGATACAGCTCCGTCCGTGGAAGGACGAAGATCTTCCTTGCATCGAGGAGGCGAGCCGGGACCCGGTCATCCCCCGAGGTACGACGGTGCCGAGCCGTTTCACCCCGGCGGCCGGGCACGCTTTCATCGAGCGACAATGGGGACGCCACACATCGGGAGAGGGGCTCAGCCTCGCCATCACCGAGGCCGATACCGACACGGCCATCGGCCTGATGACGGTGCTCCACCGACAACAGTCCGGTGTCGTCGGAGTTGGCTACTGGACGGTCGCCAGCCGGAGACGCGCAGGGGCCGCCAGCACCGCCCTGACCCTCCTGAGCCGCTGGGCACTGGGCCTGGCCGCCATCGTCCGGCTGGAAGGCCACGTCGAACCAGCCAACCACGGGTCCATCCGGGTACTCGAGAGCGCGGGCTTCCACCGGGAGGGACGGCTCAGGCAGTACCTGGACATCGGTGGGAGCCGCCGCGACGTGTGGCTCTACTCGCTCATCACCAGCGACGTCAGCGACACGTCCCACCGACCCAGGCCCATCACGTGA
- a CDS encoding NAD-dependent epimerase/dehydratase family protein: MPRTHRPAWPARNGFAEAAFGWLAHAVRVLVTGDRSPVGMAVTAALATAGHQTVGFDLVDGHDVRDTAAVERACAGCDAVVHLAAVDEPATDPDLARFGPATTGPDRLIFETNVLGTGNVLRAAERHGLSRVILMSSVHVLGCFGGRGKPVYLPLDDQHPAAPAGPYALSKWLAEQMCAAATTATGVATVCLRPPGVFTAATYTGIRWARRDSPSFEWSPIWEYGAFLDVRDLATAVERALTVPLAGHHRLLLCAADISSAEHGSRELVGRLLPDVPWRGGPEYDDEPFRSLIDTAGARSLLGWTPRHRWRPASSAHE, from the coding sequence ATGCCCCGCACTCACCGTCCGGCCTGGCCGGCCCGAAATGGGTTCGCTGAGGCGGCGTTCGGCTGGTTGGCTCACGCTGTGCGCGTCCTCGTCACCGGCGACCGGAGCCCCGTGGGCATGGCGGTCACGGCCGCGTTGGCCACGGCCGGGCATCAGACCGTCGGGTTCGACCTCGTCGACGGTCACGACGTCCGCGACACCGCCGCTGTCGAACGCGCCTGCGCCGGCTGCGACGCGGTGGTGCACCTGGCCGCCGTCGACGAACCCGCCACCGACCCGGACCTGGCACGGTTCGGACCCGCCACCACCGGACCAGACCGGCTGATCTTCGAGACGAACGTGCTCGGCACCGGCAACGTCCTGCGGGCAGCCGAACGCCACGGCCTGTCGCGGGTGATCCTGATGAGCAGCGTGCACGTACTGGGATGCTTCGGCGGCCGCGGCAAACCCGTCTACCTGCCCCTCGACGACCAGCACCCCGCCGCCCCCGCGGGGCCGTATGCCCTGTCGAAGTGGCTCGCCGAGCAGATGTGCGCGGCCGCCACCACCGCGACCGGCGTCGCCACGGTCTGCCTGCGCCCACCGGGGGTGTTCACTGCCGCGACCTACACCGGCATCCGGTGGGCCCGGCGGGACAGCCCCTCCTTCGAATGGTCCCCGATCTGGGAGTACGGCGCCTTCCTCGATGTGCGCGACCTCGCCACCGCGGTCGAGCGTGCGCTGACCGTCCCGCTGGCCGGCCATCACCGGCTCCTGCTGTGCGCCGCCGACATCTCCTCGGCCGAGCACGGCTCCCGCGAGCTGGTGGGACGGCTTCTTCCCGACGTGCCGTGGCGGGGCGGCCCCGAGTACGACGACGAACCGTTCCGGTCGCTGATCGACACCGCCGGCGCCCGTTCCCTGCTGGGCTGGACACCCCGCCACCGCTGGCGGCCGGCGTCGTCCGCGCACGAGTGA
- a CDS encoding P-loop NTPase family protein, with product MMLSADDPLPGRPRRVLVAGTSGSGKTTLARRMATVLDIPHVELDALRHGPAWTPRETFLADVHTFSAGPRWVTEWQYGLVRDLLAQRAELLVWLALPRRTVMRQVVRRTLLRRLRKEVLWNGNVEPPLRTILTDREHVVRWAWSTHHKSTLQVAALQERRPELPIVRLDDRAAVERWCAGPLRAAGRR from the coding sequence ATGATGCTGTCCGCCGACGACCCGCTGCCCGGCCGTCCTCGACGGGTGCTCGTCGCCGGGACGTCGGGCTCCGGCAAGACGACGCTGGCCCGTCGGATGGCAACGGTCCTCGACATCCCGCACGTCGAGCTCGACGCGCTGCGCCACGGCCCGGCCTGGACGCCGCGGGAGACCTTCCTCGCGGACGTCCACACGTTCAGCGCCGGACCCCGGTGGGTGACCGAGTGGCAGTACGGCCTCGTGCGAGATCTGCTCGCGCAGCGCGCCGAGCTGCTGGTCTGGCTGGCCCTGCCGCGCCGGACGGTCATGCGGCAGGTGGTGCGTCGGACACTGCTCCGGCGGCTGCGCAAAGAGGTGCTGTGGAACGGCAACGTCGAGCCGCCCCTGCGCACGATCCTCACCGACCGCGAGCACGTCGTACGTTGGGCCTGGTCAACCCACCACAAGAGCACCCTGCAGGTGGCAGCCCTGCAGGAGCGGCGGCCCGAACTCCCGATCGTCCGTCTGGACGACCGCGCCGCCGTCGAACGCTGGTGCGCGGGCCCGCTGAGAGCCGCCGGCCGGCGGTAG
- a CDS encoding tyrosinase family protein: MTAVRTNILQDPNAARRYLAAAADLSSELTSVTARSAGQVLARVIPGFRMRGIEQPLSVWDLFVIWHWAAMQLGTSPDATMRNRAHGGPVFLPWHRMYLLRLEQQLQRHSGDPDAGLPYWDWARDGGDLPTTAQRTQRLWSDTLLGRSRGTVTTGPLAAHLVRIEERDDGIWSIPPRPVERAAGTQTPTLPRSADVRAALDNDDYDSAPWDASPSLVSHRNLVEGWVNGPQLHNRVHVWVGGDMLPGTSPNDPVFFLNHCNVDRIWESWMTSHGRIYEPGNDEPAAPAGHRIDDAMIALLDTSLTPRQVLDPGTWYSYDVLP; encoded by the coding sequence GTGACGGCCGTCCGGACGAACATCCTTCAGGACCCCAACGCGGCGCGGCGCTACCTCGCCGCGGCCGCCGACCTGAGCAGTGAGCTCACGTCGGTCACCGCGCGCTCGGCGGGCCAGGTCCTCGCCCGGGTGATCCCGGGGTTCCGGATGCGCGGCATCGAGCAGCCCCTGTCGGTGTGGGACCTGTTCGTCATCTGGCACTGGGCCGCGATGCAGCTGGGCACCTCCCCCGACGCGACGATGCGCAACCGGGCCCACGGCGGCCCGGTGTTCCTGCCCTGGCACCGGATGTACCTGCTCCGGCTGGAACAGCAGCTCCAGCGCCACAGCGGCGACCCCGACGCCGGCCTGCCCTACTGGGACTGGGCGAGAGACGGCGGTGATCTCCCGACCACCGCGCAGCGCACCCAGCGCCTGTGGAGCGACACGCTCCTGGGCAGGTCACGCGGCACCGTCACGACCGGCCCGCTCGCCGCGCACCTCGTGCGCATCGAGGAACGCGACGACGGCATCTGGTCCATCCCGCCCCGCCCGGTCGAGCGCGCCGCCGGCACCCAGACCCCCACCCTTCCCCGGTCGGCCGACGTGCGGGCCGCGCTGGACAACGACGACTACGACAGCGCCCCGTGGGACGCCTCCCCCTCCCTCGTCAGCCACCGCAACCTCGTCGAGGGCTGGGTGAACGGGCCGCAGCTGCACAACCGGGTGCACGTCTGGGTCGGCGGCGACATGCTGCCCGGCACCTCCCCGAACGACCCGGTCTTCTTCCTCAACCACTGCAACGTGGACCGCATCTGGGAGTCCTGGATGACCAGCCACGGGCGGATCTACGAGCCCGGGAACGACGAGCCGGCAGCCCCGGCCGGGCACCGGATCGACGACGCCATGATCGCCCTGCTCGACACGTCGCTCACCCCGCGACAGGTGCTCGATCCGGGCACCTGGTACTCCTACGACGTCCTGCCCTGA
- a CDS encoding phosphotransferase, whose protein sequence is MPHANLGGAVVGKTLRASDKSLLAFGDWHGLPVVIKALRTDEEFWQTRFIHEIRLYQAFAENPPPIRVPRLVHTDGCGVLIVEHVPGGPVDVERYPERPLSAATLDAVLDTVTAFARWTPPPGVLAPVFDYPGRVERYHRAGFFDADDRAALHVLLDAAPPPGQVGHGDPLPANLLLSEAGGCVLLDFEFTGLFLPGFDLAMLHTLLADTPGAQDAVDALVGEAGIAVPFLINQAMVLSRELRLHTELDAGEFREKRLALLRPQWDAFHARLHAHRRRPRRARP, encoded by the coding sequence GTGCCGCACGCGAATCTCGGTGGCGCCGTGGTCGGTAAGACGCTGCGTGCGAGCGACAAGTCCCTGCTCGCGTTCGGCGACTGGCACGGCCTGCCCGTGGTGATCAAGGCGCTGCGTACCGACGAGGAGTTCTGGCAGACCAGGTTCATCCACGAAATCCGGCTCTACCAGGCATTCGCCGAGAACCCGCCGCCAATACGGGTGCCCAGGCTGGTGCACACCGACGGGTGCGGCGTCCTGATCGTCGAGCACGTTCCCGGCGGTCCGGTGGACGTCGAGCGCTATCCCGAGCGGCCGCTGTCCGCGGCGACGCTGGACGCGGTGCTGGACACCGTCACCGCGTTCGCCCGGTGGACCCCGCCGCCCGGCGTGCTGGCGCCGGTGTTCGACTACCCCGGCCGGGTCGAGCGCTACCACCGCGCCGGGTTCTTCGACGCCGACGACCGGGCCGCCCTGCACGTCTTGCTCGATGCGGCTCCTCCACCGGGGCAGGTGGGGCACGGCGATCCGCTGCCGGCCAACCTGCTGCTCAGCGAGGCCGGCGGGTGTGTGCTGCTGGACTTCGAGTTCACCGGCCTGTTCCTGCCCGGCTTCGACCTGGCGATGCTGCACACCCTGCTCGCCGACACCCCCGGCGCCCAGGACGCCGTCGACGCGCTGGTGGGCGAAGCCGGGATCGCGGTGCCCTTCCTGATCAACCAGGCGATGGTGCTCTCCCGCGAACTGCGCCTGCACACCGAACTCGACGCGGGCGAGTTCCGCGAGAAGCGGCTGGCGCTGCTGCGTCCGCAATGGGACGCCTTCCACGCCCGGCTGCACGCCCATCGTCGTCGACCGCGCCGAGCCCGGCCGTGA
- a CDS encoding class I SAM-dependent methyltransferase, protein MIAAVGMWDIPSAWCDQLAPRGRLVLPLRWRGQTRAVAFRHDEHGGDRMVSDAVELCGFVPMIGQEGQRSAPIHPGDLVALHQDQDIDPDVLTGVLARERTVALSGVEVGPYDPFDGIWLRLTATEPGCCRIAANPEAVGSALCTPAIAQRSPAIVDGDSLAYLSLARHHAGPGLKIAF, encoded by the coding sequence GTGATCGCCGCCGTGGGGATGTGGGACATCCCGAGCGCCTGGTGCGATCAACTCGCCCCGCGCGGCCGGCTCGTCCTTCCGCTGCGCTGGCGGGGCCAGACCCGCGCGGTCGCCTTCCGGCACGACGAGCATGGCGGTGACCGGATGGTGTCCGACGCCGTCGAGCTGTGCGGCTTCGTCCCCATGATCGGACAGGAAGGCCAGCGGAGCGCCCCGATCCACCCCGGCGACCTCGTCGCCCTGCACCAGGACCAGGACATCGACCCCGACGTCCTCACCGGTGTGCTGGCCCGGGAGCGGACGGTCGCCCTGTCCGGCGTCGAGGTCGGACCCTACGACCCGTTCGACGGGATCTGGCTGCGCCTGACCGCCACCGAGCCCGGCTGCTGCCGCATCGCGGCCAACCCCGAGGCCGTGGGCTCCGCGCTGTGCACCCCCGCGATCGCCCAGCGCAGCCCCGCCATCGTCGACGGGGACTCGCTCGCCTACCTCAGCCTGGCCCGTCACCACGCGGGACCCGGACTGAAGATCGCCTTCTGA